The Apium graveolens cultivar Ventura chromosome 3, ASM990537v1, whole genome shotgun sequence sequence TTCATGTTTTTTTATTAATATGATGCATTTTAATTACGggtcatattttttattttagtgacattttttaaaaaaattaatcactttaattttattattaattttttttactaataaattaaaattaaaatcaaataataaaaataattattagatatataatataataataatataaggGGTCTTACACAAATGTAGGAAGATAGGCTGGGGTCACTTTTTTTATGAGGTCATTTCGGGTGACGTGGCGGGAAATGTGTAAATGTCCAAGGAGTAAATGTCCAAGGAGTTGACCCTAAGGGTTGTGGACGCTCTAAATGATACATTTCATATTTGAATTGGTTATAACTCAACCACATGTAATGAATTTTAATACTAAACTCCGTTCCGTTAGATTCTTAACGTCTGAAATAGAAAACTTGGCACGTATTTTAAAACTATTATTTAATATAGTTCCGaaacttatttttaagatttttttaaatgaaaatttaaaaaatttattttttataagacgaaaaagttttttaaaataattaatgcAACTATATTAGATAACATTTTCTGTCATTTTGTTACCCAAATGAGTTCATTTTCAATGAAAACCAACAAGACCTAAAACAAGAAGAAATAATACATAGCAGCTCGTTAAAATCAGTAGTAACTAAAGCTTGTGTATAATCAAGTAAGCTCCATGCTGAGGTTGAAGAGTTACGACGCAGTCGGGGCATGGATGTAGGAGGGGGAAAGCTCGAATGAGAAGTGTTGTAAAATGGTAGCAAGAGCTAGTTTAGCTTCCAGCATTGCGAAATTTTGTCCAATACATATTCTTGGTCCATATCCGAATGGAAAATATGCTGCCAGATTATTTTTTGTTGCAATGGACACTCCTGCTGCAAATCTTTCTGGATTGAACTCTTGTGCGTCCTCGCCCCAAAAATCTTGGTCATGATTAAGAAGTAAGATCGGAAGAGCAATTTCCGCTCCAGCAGGTATGGTTAGTCCTCCTAATGTAGTCTCCTTCTCTACCATTCGAGTCAGTATATCTCCTGGTGGATATAATCTTAAAACCTCGTGCAAAATCATAGTCATCTGCACAAAATGTTACATAACAATGGAGATCTATTAGTATCAATATTTTGTGCATATGGATATGGTGATAGAAGAGTTTCTACTTACAACTTTAAGTTGGTTAAGTTTGTCAAAATCAAGTGTGCCATGACTCCCCAACACTCGTAGAACTTCTTCTCTGGCACGAGTTTGCCAATCAGGATGCTTGCTGAGTAAAATCAATGTCCAGGCAAGGACATTGGAGGTGGTTTCCTGGCCAGAAAAGTAGAAAAGCTTGCACTCGCCTATCACATCGTCTAGGCTCATTCCAACATTTCTTGATCCTTTTTGAAGTTGCTCACTGGAAATGGATTCCAATAGTATCCCAAGCAAGTCATCACTACTACTTGTTCCTGCTTGCATTGCCTTGGTCTTTTTGTCGATAATGTCTTTCAAGGATGATTGTATTTTATCATTTAGCTCCTTCATTCTCCTGTTATTCTTCGTTGGTAGAAATCTATAATTGCACTATAATTATGTACATGTAGAAAAGAAAGGATGTAGCTATTATATTGCAACAAAACTGAAGATTACCGCCAGCAAGGAATAAATGCTGTTTGCATACACTTTATAACGAGCTGAATCTGTTGGGATTGAATCTCAAATACCCTGCTTCCCTCCTTATAGCTACTTCCAAATGCTGTACGTGAAATCACATCACTTGTTAGAGTCTGAAGAGAAGGTACAATGTTGAATTCACACCACCCATTCTTCTCTACCAATTTCTCCCATTCTCTAACCATCTCTGTGCAACTAATGTACATTAGCGGTAGCATAAGCTGCAAACCAAACACCAAATTTAACATCTCAGTTGCTACTGTTGTTATACGCTACAAGTACTGATTATTGAAAAGTAGTTAACTCATTTTGCAGAGATGCCTGTACAAGTATGTTAAAGGTTTAGTTAGTGTACTCAATGTAAGCAACCAAAAGTAATAGTGATATTCGACTAGTAATATAATCAAGAACCTTCAACTTGTGCAGATGGAAAGCTGGATTTAGGAGCTTCCTGTGTTGAGCCCAGCGGTCTCCTTCAATGATTCCCAGACCATTAGAAAAGATTCTCGCAATGGGATTCTGCTTTTCTTTCTTGAACCTGTAGATTGTAGTCAGCACTTCTTTTATAAGCTCAGGATCTGTGATAAGCAACCTTGGAGTTGGTCCAAACCACATGAAACTATTCTTGCCTGCAAGTAACATTTATATGTTAACTAACAAGGTCCATAACCATATATACCATGGTACATTCTGCTAAGCACCAAAATTCCTCATAGAGATAGCAAGAAAGGTATACATGTTACTAAATTTACCTAACTCAAACTTTAATTATCTTAAGCTCCATAACCAATCCATCTACTGAGATAAAAGCTAGAGTTACATATAACAAAACTAGGACAGAGACAAAAACAGACATCAAAGAAAGATCCAAGGTTGATACATGTTCGCGTTACCATATTTCTTGACCGTGTGATAGATAAATGGGCTTGCACGTGCGACAACATCCTCAGAAAAATTGATAGGCTTTGATCTAGCATTCTTAACCATTTCTGAGTGTTCTTTGGAATCTCCAAACAAGAAACGGTAGGAGTTTCCTTGGAGACCTTGCTTTCTTAAGCACTTCTCCATCTTTCGTGGTCTCAACCATACCCAGCTCAAAACTCTCCATGCCCATCCCACAAACAAACCGAAAACTAAGCTCACTGCAATCTTTTCAAATCCTTCTGTATCCATTACTAAAATAGCTAGACTGTAAATGAAAATGAAATGAACCAAAAAAGTTCAAGTGTGTTGTTAGGATTAGATTTCGTTATCATCAAGGGGGATTAATCATATACACTAATATGTTACAATCTCAAATACTCCAAAATCTTTCTCGTTGTTGTAGAGAGAaactaaataatttttttaatatgtcACAATCTCAAATACTCCAAGATTTTTCTTGTTGTTATAGAGGGGAATTAAATGCTTGTTATAGGTAACAATTTTTCAAATAAGATCTCAACTCTATCTACTACAACTATACAATATTTGAGTCATTCTTATAATCTTATTGTGTACAATAATCGATAATACATGAAGGGATTTTAGACCTTTTACGTTTTGAGATTAATATTGCAGGGGTAAGGTTCTTGGTCACAGGTTTTTCCTCAACTGCAAAGCTTAGAAAAAGGCTGGCTAGGTTCTTGGACCTGTTGCATTTACAAATCCATTTTTTATTTGTTTGCAACCTTGGCTTTGTAGAGACAGCAACTCAGTCAGACAGGTGACAAAGTTCACCCGAATCACCCCAGGATTATTATTTAATGCAAAAGATTCCTTTGATTGGTTCTCTACGACAGAAGACAGCTTTCATCGTTCATTTTTAAGGCCTGCAAGGACGTAAAGTGTGACCTGTATCCCCAAGAATGGCTCAAAATCCACCACCAAAGTTTGAATTTTCCTCAACTTTCTACCATGTGAAGTGATCATAAGCCTCAAAAAGAGATAAACTTTTAGATATCCCTTTTTGGTATGAAATGCATCAACGCCAAATTTGATATCAATCCTATTGATGGCAGTAAGTTGTTTTTCCTGGGAAGAAAAAATTGGCATACGCATAAATCTGATCTTCTGCAGGTGATCTTGCCTCAAAAAAGAATCTCAAATTATGGAATCTACCGAGAAGTTCATGTTGAGCAGAGAGATCAGCTCTCAATCACCATAATACCTATACTGGACTGCAGGATCGAACAAAAGTCACACACAATACAGCAAGGATCTGGATAATAGAAACAGGAAGGCCTATAAGAACAAAGGCATAAACACACTAGATATACAAATACGAAACTATCCATGTAGTTTTGTGCAATACTTTTCAAATCTAGACAATAGGTATTTGAATGATTCATGAGGAATTAATTCAATTTGAGTGAAACAAACAAGGCTTAAAACAAGAAGGGATAAATTATAACAGCTGGCGAATATCAAAAGTATTTAAAGCTTGTGTATAATCAAGTAAGCCCCATGTTGCGGTTGAAGAGTTATGACAATAGTTGGGGCATGTGTGTAGGAGGGCGAAAGCTCAAAAGAGAAGTGTTGTAAAATGGTAGCAAGAGCTAGTTTAGCTTCAAGCATTGCAAAGTTTTGTCCTATGCATATTCTTGGTCCCCATCCGAATGGAACATATGCTGCCAGATTATTGTTTGTTGCATTGGACACTCCTGCTGCAAATCTTTCTGGATTAAACTCTTTTGCGTCCTCACCCCAAAATTTTTGGTCATAATTAAGAAGCAGGATCGGCAGAGAAATTTCCGCTCCAGCAGGCAAA is a genomic window containing:
- the LOC141711726 gene encoding cytochrome P450 72A397-like, with translation MEKCLRKQGLQGNSYRFLFGDSKEHSEMVKNARSKPINFSEDVVARASPFIYHTVKKYGKNSFMWFGPTPRLLITDPELIKEVLTTIYRFKKEKQNPIARIFSNGLGIIEGDRWAQHRKLLNPAFHLHKLKLMLPLMYISCTEMVREWEKLVEKNGWCEFNIVPSLQTLTSDVISRTAFGSSYKEGSRVFEIQSQQIQLVIKCMQTAFIPCWRFLPTKNNRRMKELNDKIQSSLKDIIDKKTKAMQAGTSSSDDLLGILLESISSEQLQKGSRNVGMSLDDVIGECKLFYFSGQETTSNVLAWTLILLSKHPDWQTRAREEVLRVLGSHGTLDFDKLNQLKVMTMILHEVLRLYPPGDILTRMVEKETTLGGLTIPAGAEIALPILLLNHDQDFWGEDAQEFNPERFAAGVSIATKNNLAAYFPFGYGPRICIGQNFAMLEAKLALATILQHFSFELSPSYIHAPTAS